One stretch of Daphnia pulicaria isolate SC F1-1A chromosome 8, SC_F0-13Bv2, whole genome shotgun sequence DNA includes these proteins:
- the LOC124310709 gene encoding LOW QUALITY PROTEIN: glutamate receptor ionotropic, NMDA 2A-like (The sequence of the model RefSeq protein was modified relative to this genomic sequence to represent the inferred CDS: inserted 1 base in 1 codon; substituted 1 base at 1 genomic stop codon), producing the protein MNSLGKQDLSFINSYRFQVSDIHTDMLNVNPSPTGVHFERTDNQLTKSISTVLKVFVNAVEGFHRESNASTLLSPKVSSEDSTSTSSRWAQGEQLFKYLQNVRIDVDPGRPSMEFDADGTRSSVELTIVNLQPSNSGGSGRELLYGDKKIGHWHSWKKDGLDIQDIVWPGHSHVPPEDGPDKFHLKVAFLEEPPVPVSGRCPVSHGVGLPCRVGNHVPLNGETDPGMFPARNVTQCCSGFCIDLLEKFSDDLGFTYELIRVDDPKFGTHVNGRWNGLMGALANRRVDMVMTSLTVNAEREHVAYFTTPFVETGIAILVAKRTGIISPTAFLEPFDTASWLLVVVVAFQVAALAIFLFKWLSPSGYNMQLCVPTNQRFSLFRTYWLVWAILFQASVNIDCPKGFTSRFISNVWATFAVVFLAIYTANLAAFMITREEFYDQSCVEDPRLMSHKSHEPPFRFGTVSNTHTEATILRHYKEMHYHMRNCNLNEIRAGIEAVKRGELDAFLYDGAVLDYLVAQDEEXRLLTVGSWYAMTGYGVAFPRGSKYVAPFNEKLLKYIENGEVDRLRRFWLTGVCKPYKEECQFSEPLSTEQFLSAFLLLLSSIGLAFLLLCLGHIYFHSIRPHLTSPTTGACXSLISINMGKSLTFRDAVFETQDRLKSHRCRDAICRLHLRRLNLQLDVTRKRIRQLEKQLGGGSNQYLGPVGNDKHREVAEERNVMECPATMRPVG; encoded by the exons ATGAACAGTTTGGGGAAACAAGATCTCAGCTTCATCAATTCGTACCGATTCCAAGTATCTGATATCCACACGGACATGCTCAATGTGAACCCGAGTCCCACAG GTGTTCATTTCGAGAGGACGGACAACCAGCTGACCAAGAGCATATCAACTGTTCTCAAAGTTTTTGTCAATGCAGTGGAGGGCTTTCACCGCGAGTCGAATGCATCGACCCTGCTCAGCCCCAAGGTTTCCAGTGAAGACTCGACATCCACGTCATCTCGTTGGGCTCAAGGCGAGCAGCTCTTCAA atatCTTCAAAATGTGCGGATTGATGTCGATCCTGGCAGGCCGTCGATGGAATTCGACGCTGACGGGACCCGCAGTTCGGTCGAGCTGACGATTGTCAATTTACAACCGAGTAATAGCGGTGGATCTGGTAGAGAACTTCTATATGGAGACAA aaagattggCCATTGGCACTCGTGGAAGAAGGATGGACTCGATATCCAAGATATCGTATGGCCCGGTCATAGTCACGTACCACCTGAAGACGGTCCTGACAAGTTCCACTTGAAAGTTGCCTTTTTGGAGGAGCCGCCTGTTCCGGTTAGCGGTCGCTGTCCTGTCAGCCATGGAGTAGGCCTACCTTGTCGCGTTGGCAACCATGTTCCGCTGAACGG GGAAACTGATCCGGGGATGTTTCCAGCACGAAACGTGACGCAATGTTGTTCCGGCTTCTGCATCGATCTGCTTGAGAAGTTCAGCGACGATCTCGGGTTTACTTACGAGCTCATCAGAGTGGACGACCCAAAGTTCGGCACTCATGTG AATGGAAGGTGGAACGGGCTGATGGGAGCGCTGGCCAATCGCAGAGTGGATATGGTCATGACATCTCTGACAGTCAACGCCGAGCGGGAGCACGTCGCTTATTTCACAACTCCTTTCGTGGAGACGGGCATCGCTATTTTGGTGGCCAAGAGGACCGGCATCATTTCGCCAACTGCATTTCTAG AGCCGTTCGATACGGCATCTTGgcttctcgtcgtcgtcgttgcctTTCAAGTAGCCGCCCTGGCCATCTTCCTCTTCAAGTGGCTCTCTCCGTCCGGATATAACATGCAG TTATGCGTTCCGACCAATCAGCGTTTCTCGCTTTTCCGGACCTACTGGCTCGTCTGGGCCATCCTTTTCCAGGCTTCTGTCAACATCGACTGTCCGAAGGGGTTCACATCGAG ATTCATTTCCAACGTCTGGGCCACATTCGCCGTCGTGTTTCTAGCCATTTACACTGCCAATCTGGCGGCCTTTATGATCACTCGCGAAGAGTTCTACGACCAGAGTTGCGTCGAAGACCCGCGA CTGATGAGCCACAAGAGTCACGAGCCGCCGTTCCGCTTTGGCACCGTGTCCAACACTCACACGGAGGCGACCATTCTCCGGCACTACAAGGAGATGCACTACCACATGCGAAACTGCAATCTCAATGAAATTCGAGCCGGAATCGAAGCTGTCAAACGAGG TGAATTGGACGCTTTTCTTTACGACGGCGCAGTGCTAGACTATTTGGTGGCCCAGGACGAAG GTCGTCTGTTAACCGTCGGCTCGTGG TACGCCATGACAGGTTACGGTGTCGCCTTCCCTCGCGGCTCCAAATATGTGGCACCTTTCAACGAAAAGCTGCTGAAATACATTGAAAACG GCGAAGTCGATCGTTTGCGTCGCTTCTGGTTAACCGGCGTCTGTAAGCCATACAAGGAGGAGTGCCAGTTTTCCGAGCCGCTGTCAACCGAGCAATTTCTGTCCGCCTTCTTGTTGCTCCTCTCGAGCATCGGACTGGCCTTTCTCCTCCTCTGTCTCGGGCACATTTACTTTCACTCCATCCGCCCCCATCTCACATCACCGACGACCGGCGCTTGCTGATCTCTCATTTCGATT AACATGGGCAAGTCGCTGACATTCCGGGACGCCGTTTTCGAAACGCAGGACAGATTGAAATCGCATCGTTGCCGCGACGCCATCTGTCGCTTGCATTTGCGAAGACTGAATCTCCAGCTGGATGTAACGCGTAAGAGGATCCGCCAACTGGAGAAGCAACTCGGCGGCGGCAGCAA TCAATATCTCGG CCCTGTAGGGAATGATAAGCATCGGGAGGTCGCCGAGGAAAGAAATGTAATGGAATGTCCAGCGACGATGCg TCCTGTAGGGTGA
- the LOC124312327 gene encoding extensin-2-like isoform X1 yields the protein MANFAITLLLAVVSMLAGSTTGGPMGSSSASSSYYQTTTTKEYYTTKETEYYTTTYTAPSYYTEAPKYYTTKAPEYYTTTYAAPTYYTEAPKYYTTKAPEYYTTASYYTTKAPEYYTTKAPEYYTTKKIEYYTTTYAAPSYYTEAPKYYTTEAPKYYTTTYAAPSYYTEAPKYYTTKAPEYYTTKKAEYYTTPETYYTTTYAAPSYYTEAPKYYTTKAPEYYTEAPKYYSAPSYSTTAAPYYTTEAAKYYVAPTYYSTAAPSYYVEPTYYTEGPQYYSAPSYYETEAPKYYTTAAPSYYTEASKYYAAPSYYQTEAPVYYTKAPEYYTTTSYYTTKAAEYYTTAPYYTTKAPEYYSTTYAAPSYYTEAPKYYTTKAPEYYVEAQKYYSAPTYTTTAAPYYTTEAAKYYIAPTYYTAAAPSYYVEPTYYTEAPQYYVAPSYYTEAPKYYTTKAPEYYTTAAYYTTKAPEYYTTQAPYYTTTYAAPAYYTEAPKYYTTKAAEYYTTASYYTTKAPEYYTTKKAEYYTTPAPYYSTTTYAAPSYYTEAPKYYTTAAYYTKVPEYYTTKAPEYYTTTSYYNTKAPEYYTTKKTEYYTEAPKYYSAPAY from the exons ATGG CTAACTTTGCCATCACGCTGCTGCTAGCTGTTGTCTCGATGCTGGCTGGATCTACTACGGGTGGACCGATGGGCTCATCTTCTGCATCAAGTAGCTATTACCAGACCACAACAACGaaagagtactacaccaccaaggaaaCTGAATACTACACGACGACTTACACtgctcccagctactacactgaggcccccaagtactacaccactaaagcgccggagtactacaccacgacgtATGCAGCTCCTACCtattacaccgaggccccgaagtactacaccaccaaggctcccgagtactacaccacggcTTCTTACTATACCACAAAGGCGCCTGAGTACTATACCACAAAGGCTCcggagtattacaccacaaagAAGATCgagtactacacaacaacctacgctgcccctagctactacaccgaggctccgaaGTATTACACCACTGAGGCtccaaagtactacaccacgacgtATGCGGCCCCTAGTTATTACACCGAAGCcccaaagtactacaccaccaaggcccccgagtactacactacCAAGAAAGCTGAGTACTACACAACACCGGAgacgtactacaccacgacctacgcagctcctagctactacaccgaagctcctaagtactacaccaccaaggcacctgaatactacactgaggctccAAAGTACTACTCGGCTCCAAGTTACAGCACCACAGCGGctccttactacaccactgaaGCTGCTAAGTATTACGTAGCCCCAACTTACTACTCCACTGCTGCTCCGTCTTACTATGTTgagccaacttactacaccgagggtCCGCAATATTACTCAGCTCCTAGCTACTACGAGACCGAAGCACCAAAGTACTACACAACTGCTGCCccaagctactacaccgaagcctcTAAGTATtatgctgccccgagctaTTACCAGACTGAAGCGCCCGTTTATTATACTAAAgctcccgagtactacaccactacctcctactacaccacaaaagccgccgagtactacacaactGCCCCctattacaccaccaaggctccagagtacTATTCTACAACCTACGCAGCCCCTAGCTACTACACAGAGGCcccaaagtactacaccaccaaggcacccgaATACTACGTAGAGGCCCAGAAGTATTATTCGGCTCCAACCTACACCACTACAGCTGctccttactacaccactgaaGCCGCCAAGTATTACATAgctccaacttactacaccgcTGCTGCCCCATCTTACTATGTTgagccaacttactacaccgaagcaccTCAGTACTACGTtgctcccagctactacaccgaggctcctaagtactacaccacaaagGCTCCAGAATACTACACTACTGctgcttactacaccaccaaggcacccgagtactacacaaccCAGGCACCTTACTACACTACGACTTATGCAGCTCCTGCCTACTACACTGAGGCcccaaagtactacaccaccaaagcaGCTGAGTATTATACAACTGCctcctactacaccactaaggcgccagaatactacaccaccaagaaaGCTGAATACTACACTACTCCAGCACCTTACTACAGCACTACGACCTACGCtgctcccagctactacaccgaggctcctaaGTATTACACCACTGCTGCTTACTACACCAAGgttcccgagtactacaccaccaaggctcccgaATATTACACAACCACTTCCTACTACAACACAAAGGCTCCTGAGTACTACACAACCAAGAAAACCGagtactacactgaggctccCAAATATTATTCTGCGCCAGCATACTAG
- the LOC124312327 gene encoding extensin-2-like isoform X3 — MANFAITLLLAVVSMLAGSTTGGPMGSSSASSSYYQTTTTKEYYTTKETEYYTTTYTAPSYYTEAPKYYTTKAPEYYTTTYAAPTYYTEAPKYYTTKAPEYYTTASYYTTKAPEYYTTKAPEYYTTKKIEYYTTTYAAPSYYTEAPKYYTTEAPKYYTTTYAAPSYYTEAPKYYTTKAPEYYTEAPKYYSAPSYSTTAAPYYTTEAAKYYVAPTYYSTAAPSYYVEPTYYTEGPQYYSAPSYYETEAPKYYTTAAPSYYTEASKYYAAPSYYQTEAPVYYTKAPEYYTTTSYYTTKAAEYYTTAPYYTTKAPEYYSTTYAAPSYYTEAPKYYTTKAPEYYVEAQKYYSAPTYTTTAAPYYTTEAAKYYIAPTYYTAAAPSYYVEPTYYTEAPQYYVAPSYYTEAPKYYTTKAPEYYTTAAYYTTKAPEYYTTQAPYYTTTYAAPAYYTEAPKYYTTKAAEYYTTASYYTTKAPEYYTTKKAEYYTTPAPYYSTTTYAAPSYYTEAPKYYTTAAYYTKVPEYYTTKAPEYYTTTSYYNTKAPEYYTTKKTEYYTEAPKYYSAPAY; from the exons ATGG CTAACTTTGCCATCACGCTGCTGCTAGCTGTTGTCTCGATGCTGGCTGGATCTACTACGGGTGGACCGATGGGCTCATCTTCTGCATCAAGTAGCTATTACCAGACCACAACAACGaaagagtactacaccaccaaggaaaCTGAATACTACACGACGACTTACACtgctcccagctactacactgaggcccccaagtactacaccactaaagcgccggagtactacaccacgacgtATGCAGCTCCTACCtattacaccgaggccccgaagtactacaccaccaaggctcccgagtactacaccacggcTTCTTACTATACCACAAAGGCGCCTGAGTACTATACCACAAAGGCTCcggagtattacaccacaaagAAGATCgagtactacacaacaacctacgctgcccctagctactacaccgaggctccgaaGTATTACACCACTGAGGCtccaaagtactacaccacgacgtATGCGGCCCCTAGTTATTACACCGAAGCcccaaagtactacaccaccaag gcacctgaatactacactgaggctccAAAGTACTACTCGGCTCCAAGTTACAGCACCACAGCGGctccttactacaccactgaaGCTGCTAAGTATTACGTAGCCCCAACTTACTACTCCACTGCTGCTCCGTCTTACTATGTTgagccaacttactacaccgagggtCCGCAATATTACTCAGCTCCTAGCTACTACGAGACCGAAGCACCAAAGTACTACACAACTGCTGCCccaagctactacaccgaagcctcTAAGTATtatgctgccccgagctaTTACCAGACTGAAGCGCCCGTTTATTATACTAAAgctcccgagtactacaccactacctcctactacaccacaaaagccgccgagtactacacaactGCCCCctattacaccaccaaggctccagagtacTATTCTACAACCTACGCAGCCCCTAGCTACTACACAGAGGCcccaaagtactacaccaccaaggcacccgaATACTACGTAGAGGCCCAGAAGTATTATTCGGCTCCAACCTACACCACTACAGCTGctccttactacaccactgaaGCCGCCAAGTATTACATAgctccaacttactacaccgcTGCTGCCCCATCTTACTATGTTgagccaacttactacaccgaagcaccTCAGTACTACGTtgctcccagctactacaccgaggctcctaagtactacaccacaaagGCTCCAGAATACTACACTACTGctgcttactacaccaccaaggcacccgagtactacacaaccCAGGCACCTTACTACACTACGACTTATGCAGCTCCTGCCTACTACACTGAGGCcccaaagtactacaccaccaaagcaGCTGAGTATTATACAACTGCctcctactacaccactaaggcgccagaatactacaccaccaagaaaGCTGAATACTACACTACTCCAGCACCTTACTACAGCACTACGACCTACGCtgctcccagctactacaccgaggctcctaaGTATTACACCACTGCTGCTTACTACACCAAGgttcccgagtactacaccaccaaggctcccgaATATTACACAACCACTTCCTACTACAACACAAAGGCTCCTGAGTACTACACAACCAAGAAAACCGagtactacactgaggctccCAAATATTATTCTGCGCCAGCATACTAG
- the LOC124312327 gene encoding extensin-2-like isoform X2 gives MANFAITLLLAVVSMLAGSTTGGPMGSSSASSSYYQTTTTKEYYTTKETEYYTTTYTAPSYYTEAPKYYTTKAPEYYTTTYAAPTYYTEAPKYYTTKAPEYYTTASYYTTKAPEYYTTKAPEYYTTKKIEYYTTTYAAPSYYTEAPKYYTTEAPKYYTTTYAAPSYYTEAPKYYTTKAPEYYTTKKAEYYTTPETYYTTTYAAPSYYTEAPKYYTTKAPEYYTEAPKYYSAPSYSTTAAPYYTTEAAKYYVAPTYYSTAAPSYYVEPTYYTEGPQYYSAPSYYETEAPKYYTTAAPSYYTEASKYYAAPSYYQTEAPVYYTKAPEYYTTTSYYTTKAAEYYTTAPYYTTKAPEYYSTTYAAPSYYTEAPKYYSAPTYTTTAAPYYTTEAAKYYIAPTYYTAAAPSYYVEPTYYTEAPQYYVAPSYYTEAPKYYTTKAPEYYTTAAYYTTKAPEYYTTQAPYYTTTYAAPAYYTEAPKYYTTKAAEYYTTASYYTTKAPEYYTTKKAEYYTTPAPYYSTTTYAAPSYYTEAPKYYTTAAYYTKVPEYYTTKAPEYYTTTSYYNTKAPEYYTTKKTEYYTEAPKYYSAPAY, from the exons ATGG CTAACTTTGCCATCACGCTGCTGCTAGCTGTTGTCTCGATGCTGGCTGGATCTACTACGGGTGGACCGATGGGCTCATCTTCTGCATCAAGTAGCTATTACCAGACCACAACAACGaaagagtactacaccaccaaggaaaCTGAATACTACACGACGACTTACACtgctcccagctactacactgaggcccccaagtactacaccactaaagcgccggagtactacaccacgacgtATGCAGCTCCTACCtattacaccgaggccccgaagtactacaccaccaaggctcccgagtactacaccacggcTTCTTACTATACCACAAAGGCGCCTGAGTACTATACCACAAAGGCTCcggagtattacaccacaaagAAGATCgagtactacacaacaacctacgctgcccctagctactacaccgaggctccgaaGTATTACACCACTGAGGCtccaaagtactacaccacgacgtATGCGGCCCCTAGTTATTACACCGAAGCcccaaagtactacaccaccaaggcccccgagtactacactacCAAGAAAGCTGAGTACTACACAACACCGGAgacgtactacaccacgacctacgcagctcctagctactacaccgaagctcctaagtactacaccaccaaggcacctgaatactacactgaggctccAAAGTACTACTCGGCTCCAAGTTACAGCACCACAGCGGctccttactacaccactgaaGCTGCTAAGTATTACGTAGCCCCAACTTACTACTCCACTGCTGCTCCGTCTTACTATGTTgagccaacttactacaccgagggtCCGCAATATTACTCAGCTCCTAGCTACTACGAGACCGAAGCACCAAAGTACTACACAACTGCTGCCccaagctactacaccgaagcctcTAAGTATtatgctgccccgagctaTTACCAGACTGAAGCGCCCGTTTATTATACTAAAgctcccgagtactacaccactacctcctactacaccacaaaagccgccgagtactacacaactGCCCCctattacaccaccaaggctccagagtacTATTCTACAACCTACGCAGCCCCTAGCTACTACACAGAGGCcccaaa GTATTATTCGGCTCCAACCTACACCACTACAGCTGctccttactacaccactgaaGCCGCCAAGTATTACATAgctccaacttactacaccgcTGCTGCCCCATCTTACTATGTTgagccaacttactacaccgaagcaccTCAGTACTACGTtgctcccagctactacaccgaggctcctaagtactacaccacaaagGCTCCAGAATACTACACTACTGctgcttactacaccaccaaggcacccgagtactacacaaccCAGGCACCTTACTACACTACGACTTATGCAGCTCCTGCCTACTACACTGAGGCcccaaagtactacaccaccaaagcaGCTGAGTATTATACAACTGCctcctactacaccactaaggcgccagaatactacaccaccaagaaaGCTGAATACTACACTACTCCAGCACCTTACTACAGCACTACGACCTACGCtgctcccagctactacaccgaggctcctaaGTATTACACCACTGCTGCTTACTACACCAAGgttcccgagtactacaccaccaaggctcccgaATATTACACAACCACTTCCTACTACAACACAAAGGCTCCTGAGTACTACACAACCAAGAAAACCGagtactacactgaggctccCAAATATTATTCTGCGCCAGCATACTAG
- the LOC124312434 gene encoding unextended protein-like, translating into MDNRSKRRREKGRLFQDFSGFALQYHEQTARKISPQLALAAFQFLSSSIDLFKTELISNNVLRRLMQQSQIIRFIRVNKEKSEFHPAETLIFQQGKPADYFVLILEGRVEVTVGKENLVFESGPFSHYGSQALTSYSSAMESASSTQLSRSVQSVRMAVSPDGGVGSAARGQTFVTDYTVRAITDVVYFCLSRILYQAACSTTVLERTQRGDATKRISDCDSNLEHVLIFSNGEEAIGSGDHTLNENSPLITQGGYCTDYLMSDTTAIALDSRQEDLLNGPSLPAQSSFLIGENPGN; encoded by the exons A TGGACAACCGCAGCAAACGTCGACGAGAGAAAGGAAGACTATTCCAGGATTTCAGTGGCTTCGCCCTGCAGTACCACGAGCAAACTGCTCGCAAGATCTCCCCGCAATTGGCTCTAGCAGCGTTTCAATTTCTTAGTTCATCAATTGATCTCTTCAAGACCGAATTGATCTCAAACAACGTTCTCCGGCGATTGATGCAACAGAGTCAAATCATTCGCTTTATCCGcgttaacaaagaaaaatcagagTTTCACCCGGCAGAGACGCTCATCTTTCAGCAA GGAAAACCAGCCGACTATTTCGTGCTGATCCTTGAAGGACGTGTGGAAGTGACAgttgggaaagaaaatttagtttttgagAGTGGGCCATTCAGTCATTACGGTTCACAGGCCCTAACGTCCTACTCGTCGGCAATGG AGTCGGCGTCTTCTACTCAACTTTCACGCAGCGTTCAATCGGTGCGGATGGCCGTCTCGCCCGACGGCGGAGTTGGCAGCGCAGCGCGTGGGCAAACGTTCGTCACCGACTACACGGTGCGTGCCATCACTGACGTCGTCTATTTCTGCCTCAGTCGGATACTCTACCAAGCAGCTTGTAGTACCACTGTACTCGAAAGAACGCAGCGCGGTGACGCAACCAAGCGGATATCAGACTGTGACAGCAATTTGGAGCACGTCTTGATCTTTTCCAACGGAGAAGAAGCAATTGGTTCA GGGGATCACACACTCAACGAAAATTCTCCGCTCATCACGCAAGGCGGATACTGTACAGATTATTTGATGTCCGACACTACTGCGATCGCATTAGACTCTCGCCAGGAAGATTTATTGAACGGTCCATCATTACCCGCTCAATCCAGTTTCCTTATTGGAGAAAACCCTGGAAATTAG
- the LOC124312472 gene encoding uncharacterized protein LOC124312472 isoform X1: protein MSTTRPTSDSQPNLNMSITSSATTTTTTKGIIDCVEKCTCHATQGWHEIFRRFTTCQNSVDGETTAHSSSENIQSVARNSTRVPSFLFRQHRSSSNSSPRNILDRLIPSRSETNMQLAQHLFSTTSHRPVGDDSEQHSRQVTPILTFGNKVVRVKPMASLSCGTTPKSKFEFPTLPHRVMYAREPGIHFSKTKNKKLPHDGN from the exons ATGTCCACCACGCGTCCGACTTCCGACAGCCAACCAAATCTCAACATGTCGATTACTTCCagtgctactactactactactacaaaaGGTATCATTGATTGTGTTGAAAAATGCACGTGTCACGCCACGCAAGGttggcatgaaatatttcgtcGTTTCACGACCTGTCAAAATTCTGTAGACGGTGAGACGACGGCTCATTCGTCGAGTGAAAACATTCAAAGTGTCGCTCGCAATTCAACTCGGGTGCCATCGTTTCTGTTCCGCCAACATCGCAGCAGTTCAAATTCGTCTCCCCGTAACATTCTAGACAG GTTGATTCCATCTCGTTCAGAAACGAATATGCAGCTGGCTCAGCATCTTTTTTCGACCACGTCACATCGTCCCGTCGGAGACGACTCTGAGCAACACTCCCGGCAAgtcacgccaattctcacatTCGGCAATAAAGTTGTGAGAGTGAAACCGATGGCATCTTTGTCTTGTGGTACGACTCCTAAATCCAAATTTGAATTCCCCACTTTACCCCATCGAGTTATGTACGCCCGGGAACCGGGAATCCATTTcagtaaaaccaaaaataaaaaattgcctcacGATGGCAATTAA
- the LOC124312472 gene encoding uncharacterized protein LOC124312472 isoform X2, with amino-acid sequence MSTTRPTSDSQPNLNMSITSSATTTTTTKDGETTAHSSSENIQSVARNSTRVPSFLFRQHRSSSNSSPRNILDRLIPSRSETNMQLAQHLFSTTSHRPVGDDSEQHSRQVTPILTFGNKVVRVKPMASLSCGTTPKSKFEFPTLPHRVMYAREPGIHFSKTKNKKLPHDGN; translated from the exons ATGTCCACCACGCGTCCGACTTCCGACAGCCAACCAAATCTCAACATGTCGATTACTTCCagtgctactactactactactacaaaaG ACGGTGAGACGACGGCTCATTCGTCGAGTGAAAACATTCAAAGTGTCGCTCGCAATTCAACTCGGGTGCCATCGTTTCTGTTCCGCCAACATCGCAGCAGTTCAAATTCGTCTCCCCGTAACATTCTAGACAG GTTGATTCCATCTCGTTCAGAAACGAATATGCAGCTGGCTCAGCATCTTTTTTCGACCACGTCACATCGTCCCGTCGGAGACGACTCTGAGCAACACTCCCGGCAAgtcacgccaattctcacatTCGGCAATAAAGTTGTGAGAGTGAAACCGATGGCATCTTTGTCTTGTGGTACGACTCCTAAATCCAAATTTGAATTCCCCACTTTACCCCATCGAGTTATGTACGCCCGGGAACCGGGAATCCATTTcagtaaaaccaaaaataaaaaattgcctcacGATGGCAATTAA
- the LOC124312502 gene encoding extensin-2-like, which translates to MSLSGSIKNVNKILLIQCLLWASNGVLGGMMPKGHMGRMEHKANEAGEYYYTQPQSYYPTPAPEYYTEAPKYYSTPSYYTQPTPYYTTPSYYTETEKYYATKAPEYYTTASYYTEAHKYYSAPSYYTTTVSYPASYQRAAPSY; encoded by the exons ATGA GTCTGTCTGGTTCGATCAAAAACGTGAATAAGATCTTGCTGATTCAATGTCTATTGTGGGCATCCAATGGCGTTTTGGGTGGTATGATGCCTAAAGGTCACATGGGCAGGATGGAGCATAAAGCCAATGAAGCCGGCGAATACTACTACACTCAACCTCAAAGCTACTACCCAACTCCGGCGccagagtactacaccgaggctccaaaaTACTATTCCactccgagctactacactcAGCCGACcccttactacaccactcccagctactacaccgagactGAGAAATACTACGCTACAAAGGCgccagagtactacaccacagcaagttactacaccgaagctcaCAAGTACTACTCCGCTCCGTCATACTACACTACTACTGTGTCGTATCCCGCCAGCTATCAGAGGGCAGCGCCATCGTAttga
- the LOC124310710 gene encoding sodium-independent sulfate anion transporter-like, whose product MDYTFFNNLKSMGTCYEWKRKARSKVKGACTVELLRRRFPILKWLPSYNWDFAVYAVIAGITVGLTTIPQGIAYASVAGLPLQECSIGPTAVISLMTFSYASDEGGPIYSSTLLAFLAGSLELVAGLLNLGFMVEFISALAISGFCSAAALTVSSTQV is encoded by the exons ATGGATTACACTTTCTTCAATAATTTGAAATCGATGGGAACTTGTTATGAATGGAAGCGTAAGGCAAGATCAAAAGTCAAGGGAGCTTGCACAGTTGAATTACTAAGACGGCGGTTCCCCATTCTCAAGTGGTTACCAAGCTACAATTGGGATTTTGCTGTCTATGCTGTCATTGCCGGAATCACCGTCGGTCTCACCACCATTCCGCAGGGAATCGCCTATGCTTCTGTCGCCGGACTGCCGTtacag GAATGTTCAATCGGTCCCACGGCCGTCATATCTTTGATGACGTTCTCGTACGCCAGTGATGAAGGAGGCCCGATCTATTCCAGCACCCTGTTAGCTTTCCTAGCTGGTTCGCTAGAACTAGTAGCAGGACTCTTGAACCTAG GATTCATGGTCGAGTTTATTTCGGCTCTTGCCATTTCTGGCTTTTGTTCAGCTGCCGCTTTGACTGTATCGTCGACCCAAGTTTAG